One stretch of Eupeodes corollae chromosome 2, idEupCoro1.1, whole genome shotgun sequence DNA includes these proteins:
- the LOC129948523 gene encoding cerebellar degeneration-related protein 2-like isoform X2 — protein MATHKELSFDWSILYQDYDQWTKTDLQLAAELGKTLLERNKELETTLKHHQNIIDDQAQEIIYLQKQTAALREVNDSRLKIYEQLEVGVQELERSNHRLNVENNNHKKHVKTLVHNIETLECRCEELTKTVEETKQTLTIERRKNERLLQEKNNAGNDQMEVRLRHHQKETSNNSEGDTEIFHANTTNPENCSFAFLSSSADNKNANSTGISDSSQNESINISLDGAEDNEELIRVISDLETTKKALLSEQQRVGELEDQLVAIIQENQTLQGRLVQGSNEEMKSVHEELSILEEVRQGNMCSRCLRACDERLTAHDEASSIAPTEEDDDRSLLDMEAVGGGNESNGDTSSQVAYHRSAVTIKVASRLPQVSLDLKAPASPNPYRDLVEKYEALLEVQRHSVSHKSGVSLAEEFQSSGDFTSLHMKDNSDKNSAQNPDHHHQENTQNSRNSKINRRTPTEFSEAETSSSGFSDETSNKGTQTDDRPGYFLCSIGDGEDCKFSIYDDASPIDSRFRNRPEYRELFKEIFAVLKKAAENKEEGDRLPLLDDTHPPAAKVPPVTPANEEMPSMDFADDAQSIISSAISEQSFAMSECITKMERKTAKKHIIEKNQENQPPSLSGSTTLTPAIIENGRVLTPLKREPLEYLTVGVGIKKKSKKKNRNYGTERSESPAALPSPPRVYYSSGKKRRDMRPFNHSPSTSGTPTSSTFGQSHARRPNFEWNGDSIIIYNRGVNSAASSPRAPITPRSRELDLSGVEFRPSTVSQDLHKLKKLDLSYAEVLRRADACKQPYQRRK, from the exons ATTTACAATTAGCTGCAGAACTTGGAAAGACATTATTAGAACGCAACAAAGAGTTGGAAACAACGTTAAAACATCACCAAAACATCATCGATGATCAAGCTCAAGAAATTATT tatcttcaaaaacaaacagcTGCCCTTCGTGAAGTCAACGATTCTCGTCTCAAAATCTATGAACAACTAGAAGTTGGTGTTCAAGAATTAGAACGTTCTAATCATCgtctaaatgttgaaaataataatcataagAAACATGTTAAAAC GTTGGTACATAACATTGAAACATTAGAATGTCGTTGTGAAGAACTTACAAAAACAGTTGAAGAAACCAAACAGACATTAACGATAGAAAGACGAAAAAATGAAAGGTTACTGCAGGAGAAAAACAATGCTGGCAATGATCAAATGGAAGTTCGTTTGCGACATCACCAGAAGGAAACCAGCAATAACAGTGAAGGCGATACAGAG ATCTTCCATGCAAACACTACGAATCCAGAAAATTGTAGTTTTGCATTCCTGTCATCTAGTGCCGATAACAAAAATGCCAATTCCACCGGCATTTCAGACAGTTCACAGAACGAATCTATTAACATTAGTCTAGATGGCGCTGAGGATAATGAAGAACTTATACGTGTTATAAGTGATttggaaacaaccaaaaaagCTCTGCTCTCAGAACAACAAAGAGTTGGTGAGCTTGAAGATCAACTTGTTGCTATAA TCCAAGAGAATCAAACTCTGCAAGGTCGCTTAGTCCAGGGTTCAAATGAAGAAATGAAATCAGTCCATGAAGAGCTTTCAATTTTGGAAGAAGTTCG GCAAGGAAATATGTGCAGTCGTTGCTTGCGAGCCTGCGATGAAAGACTGACAGCACACGATGAAGCCTCTTCAATTGCTCCCACCGAAGAGGATGATGATCGTAGTTTGCTAGATATGGAAGCCGTTGGGGGCGGTAACGAAAGTAATGGTGACACATCGTCACAAGTAGCCTATCATCGATCAGCCGTCACAATAAAG GTTGCCTCAAGACTCCCTCAAGTTTCTCTGGATTTGAAAGCTCCGGCAAGCCCGAATCCATACAGGGATTTGGTTGAGAAGTACGAAGCCTTACTTGAAGTCCAACGTCATTCGGTGTCGCATAAGAGTGGCGTTTCTTTGGCCGAAGAATTCCAATCGAGCGGTGATTTCACGTCACTGCATATGAAAGATAACAGCGACAAAAATTCCGCTCAAAACCCAGACCATCATCATCAAGAGAACACCCAAAACAGTCGCAATAGCAAAATCAATAGACGAACACCGACCGAATTCTCAGAAGCGGAGACATCATCGTCAGGATTCTCGGATGAGACCAGCAATAAAGGAACCCAGACCGATGACAGACCCGGCTATTTCTTATGCTCAATTGGCGATGGTGAAGACTGCAAATTTAGCATTTATGATGATGCTAGTCCCATTGATTCAAGATTCCGTAATCGCCCTGAATATCGTGAGCTTTTCAAGGAGATCTTTGCTGTACTCAAGAAAGCAGCAGAGAATAAGGAAGAAGGTGACAGATTGCCGCTACTTGACGACACACATCCTCCAGCGGCAAAGGTTCCTCCTGTAACACCAGCCAATGAGGAAATGCCCTCAATGGACTTTGCCGATGATGCCCAGAGTATTATTTCGTCGGCTATATCCGAGCAGTCATTTGCCATGTCTGAGTGTATTACCAAAATGGAACGAAAGACCGCCAAGAAGCACATAATTGAGAAAAACCAGGAGAACCAACCGCCATCTTTGTCGGGCTCAACAACACTTACACCAGCTATCATCGAAAACGGCCGAGTTCTTACTCCACTTAAGCGCGAGCCCTTGGAATACTTAACGGTTGGAGTGGGCATCAAGAAGAAGAGCAAGAAAAAGAATCGCAACTACGGAACCGAACGATCTGAGTCCCCTGCTGCTCTACCTTCCCCACCAAGGGTATACTACAGTAGTGGAAAGAAACGTCGCGATATGAGGCCATTTAATCATTCACCATCCACCAGCGGTACACCAACTTCGTCAACCTTTGGTCAAAGTCATGCTCGTAGACCCAATTTTGAATGGAATGGAGATTCGATTATCATTTATAATCGTGGCGTGAATTCAGCGGCATCCTCACCACGAGCCCCAATTACACCACGAAGTCGTGAACTTGATTTAAGTGGAGTAGAGTTCCGCCCCAGTACCGTGTCACAGGACTTGCACAAACTTAAGAAACTAGATCTTTCCTACGCTGAAGTATTGCGACGAGCGGATGCATGCAAACAACCCTACCAACGAAGGAAATAA
- the LOC129948523 gene encoding cerebellar degeneration-related protein 2-like isoform X3, with translation MSVFNEEQNAEEDLSKYMLDDLQLAAELGKTLLERNKELETTLKHHQNIIDDQAQEIIYLQKQTAALREVNDSRLKIYEQLEVGVQELERSNHRLNVENNNHKKHVKTLVHNIETLECRCEELTKTVEETKQTLTIERRKNERLLQEKNNAGNDQMEVRLRHHQKETSNNSEGDTEIFHANTTNPENCSFAFLSSSADNKNANSTGISDSSQNESINISLDGAEDNEELIRVISDLETTKKALLSEQQRVGELEDQLVAIIQENQTLQGRLVQGSNEEMKSVHEELSILEEVRQGNMCSRCLRACDERLTAHDEASSIAPTEEDDDRSLLDMEAVGGGNESNGDTSSQVAYHRSAVTIKVASRLPQVSLDLKAPASPNPYRDLVEKYEALLEVQRHSVSHKSGVSLAEEFQSSGDFTSLHMKDNSDKNSAQNPDHHHQENTQNSRNSKINRRTPTEFSEAETSSSGFSDETSNKGTQTDDRPGYFLCSIGDGEDCKFSIYDDASPIDSRFRNRPEYRELFKEIFAVLKKAAENKEEGDRLPLLDDTHPPAAKVPPVTPANEEMPSMDFADDAQSIISSAISEQSFAMSECITKMERKTAKKHIIEKNQENQPPSLSGSTTLTPAIIENGRVLTPLKREPLEYLTVGVGIKKKSKKKNRNYGTERSESPAALPSPPRVYYSSGKKRRDMRPFNHSPSTSGTPTSSTFGQSHARRPNFEWNGDSIIIYNRGVNSAASSPRAPITPRSRELDLSGVEFRPSTVSQDLHKLKKLDLSYAEVLRRADACKQPYQRRK, from the exons ATTTACAATTAGCTGCAGAACTTGGAAAGACATTATTAGAACGCAACAAAGAGTTGGAAACAACGTTAAAACATCACCAAAACATCATCGATGATCAAGCTCAAGAAATTATT tatcttcaaaaacaaacagcTGCCCTTCGTGAAGTCAACGATTCTCGTCTCAAAATCTATGAACAACTAGAAGTTGGTGTTCAAGAATTAGAACGTTCTAATCATCgtctaaatgttgaaaataataatcataagAAACATGTTAAAAC GTTGGTACATAACATTGAAACATTAGAATGTCGTTGTGAAGAACTTACAAAAACAGTTGAAGAAACCAAACAGACATTAACGATAGAAAGACGAAAAAATGAAAGGTTACTGCAGGAGAAAAACAATGCTGGCAATGATCAAATGGAAGTTCGTTTGCGACATCACCAGAAGGAAACCAGCAATAACAGTGAAGGCGATACAGAG ATCTTCCATGCAAACACTACGAATCCAGAAAATTGTAGTTTTGCATTCCTGTCATCTAGTGCCGATAACAAAAATGCCAATTCCACCGGCATTTCAGACAGTTCACAGAACGAATCTATTAACATTAGTCTAGATGGCGCTGAGGATAATGAAGAACTTATACGTGTTATAAGTGATttggaaacaaccaaaaaagCTCTGCTCTCAGAACAACAAAGAGTTGGTGAGCTTGAAGATCAACTTGTTGCTATAA TCCAAGAGAATCAAACTCTGCAAGGTCGCTTAGTCCAGGGTTCAAATGAAGAAATGAAATCAGTCCATGAAGAGCTTTCAATTTTGGAAGAAGTTCG GCAAGGAAATATGTGCAGTCGTTGCTTGCGAGCCTGCGATGAAAGACTGACAGCACACGATGAAGCCTCTTCAATTGCTCCCACCGAAGAGGATGATGATCGTAGTTTGCTAGATATGGAAGCCGTTGGGGGCGGTAACGAAAGTAATGGTGACACATCGTCACAAGTAGCCTATCATCGATCAGCCGTCACAATAAAG GTTGCCTCAAGACTCCCTCAAGTTTCTCTGGATTTGAAAGCTCCGGCAAGCCCGAATCCATACAGGGATTTGGTTGAGAAGTACGAAGCCTTACTTGAAGTCCAACGTCATTCGGTGTCGCATAAGAGTGGCGTTTCTTTGGCCGAAGAATTCCAATCGAGCGGTGATTTCACGTCACTGCATATGAAAGATAACAGCGACAAAAATTCCGCTCAAAACCCAGACCATCATCATCAAGAGAACACCCAAAACAGTCGCAATAGCAAAATCAATAGACGAACACCGACCGAATTCTCAGAAGCGGAGACATCATCGTCAGGATTCTCGGATGAGACCAGCAATAAAGGAACCCAGACCGATGACAGACCCGGCTATTTCTTATGCTCAATTGGCGATGGTGAAGACTGCAAATTTAGCATTTATGATGATGCTAGTCCCATTGATTCAAGATTCCGTAATCGCCCTGAATATCGTGAGCTTTTCAAGGAGATCTTTGCTGTACTCAAGAAAGCAGCAGAGAATAAGGAAGAAGGTGACAGATTGCCGCTACTTGACGACACACATCCTCCAGCGGCAAAGGTTCCTCCTGTAACACCAGCCAATGAGGAAATGCCCTCAATGGACTTTGCCGATGATGCCCAGAGTATTATTTCGTCGGCTATATCCGAGCAGTCATTTGCCATGTCTGAGTGTATTACCAAAATGGAACGAAAGACCGCCAAGAAGCACATAATTGAGAAAAACCAGGAGAACCAACCGCCATCTTTGTCGGGCTCAACAACACTTACACCAGCTATCATCGAAAACGGCCGAGTTCTTACTCCACTTAAGCGCGAGCCCTTGGAATACTTAACGGTTGGAGTGGGCATCAAGAAGAAGAGCAAGAAAAAGAATCGCAACTACGGAACCGAACGATCTGAGTCCCCTGCTGCTCTACCTTCCCCACCAAGGGTATACTACAGTAGTGGAAAGAAACGTCGCGATATGAGGCCATTTAATCATTCACCATCCACCAGCGGTACACCAACTTCGTCAACCTTTGGTCAAAGTCATGCTCGTAGACCCAATTTTGAATGGAATGGAGATTCGATTATCATTTATAATCGTGGCGTGAATTCAGCGGCATCCTCACCACGAGCCCCAATTACACCACGAAGTCGTGAACTTGATTTAAGTGGAGTAGAGTTCCGCCCCAGTACCGTGTCACAGGACTTGCACAAACTTAAGAAACTAGATCTTTCCTACGCTGAAGTATTGCGACGAGCGGATGCATGCAAACAACCCTACCAACGAAGGAAATAA